In Capsicum annuum cultivar UCD-10X-F1 chromosome 7, UCD10Xv1.1, whole genome shotgun sequence, one genomic interval encodes:
- the LOC107852022 gene encoding interactor of constitutive active ROPs 4, with product MPRSRGSEMPQRQSPRAPSQLRTSSSDSDALHHRSVTDRSPKLGGRSPRGAQSDPLNQRKLGTRIADLESQLGQAQDELKSLKGQLVSVEAAKNAAQEQLEKKAKKPTVAEPDQIQETNNNKDNPTHETPDDDDPKETDVFEVPLEKVVLEPPPNVEISHPSTEDDLKSASLSSAEPVKSSFEELNLKDEEISSLKSKLEEKEKELEVFRQENESLKKELTDKMLEISSAKAKGEEMSLKLNQVTQELETSKNDGVNTKDKLEATEKVKEALENEMKKLRVQTEQWRKAADAAAAVLAGGGVEMNGRRLPERCGSMDKHYGNVFEPAVGGYGSYMGSPGLGDDSDDVFGHGKRKGSGIRMFGDLWKKKGHK from the exons ATGCCACGATCAAG GGGATCAGAAATGCCTCAAAGGCAATCTCCTCGAGCTCCTTCACAACTCAGAACATCAAGCTCTGATTCCGATGCTCTACACCATCGGTCAGTAACTGATCGGAGTCCAAAATTAGGTGGTCGCTCTCCACGAGGTGCTCAATCTGATCCACTGAATCAAAGGAAACTTGGAACAAGAATTGCGGATTTGGAATCTCAACTTGGGCAAGCACAGGATGAGCTTAAGTCCCTTAAAGGGCAGTTGGTTTCAGTTGAGGCTGCAAAAAACGCAGCTCAAGAACAGCTAGAGAAGAAAGCTAAGAAGCCAACTGTTGCTGAGCCTGACCAAATCCAAGAAACGAACAACAACAAAGACAACCCAACTCATGAAACTCCAGATGATGATGACCCGAAAGAAACTGATGTTTTTGAAGTTCCACTTGAGAAGGTAGTTTTGGAGCCTCCTCCAAATGTTGAAATCAGCCACCCCTCTACTGAAGATGACCTGAAAAGTGCGAGTCTTTCGTCCGCTGAACCGGTGAAATCATCGTTTGAGGAGCTGAATTTGAAGGATGAAGAAATAAGCTCATTGAAATCCAAGTtggaggagaaagaaaaagagctCGAGGTTTTTCGCCAAGAAAATGAGAGTTTGAAAAAGGAGCTGACTGATAAGATGCTAGAGATATCATCTGCTAAGGCCAAGGGAGAGGAAATGAGCCTCAAGCTAAACCAAGTAACACAAGAGCTGGAAACAAGCAAGAATGATGGAGTTAATACAAAGGATAAACTCGAAGCCACTGAAAAGGTAAAGGAGGCATTAGAAAATGAGATGAAGAAACTAAGAGTCCAAACAGAACAGTGGAGGAAAGCTGCAGATGCTGCAGCAGCTGTATTAGCTGGAGGAGGCGTTGAGATGAACGGTAGAAGGCTACCAGAGAGGTGTGGATCAATGGACAAACACTATGGTAATGTATTTGAACCAGCTGTTGGAGGATATGGCAGTTACATGGGTTCACCAGGGTTGGGTGATGATTCCGATGATGTTTTTGGTCACGGGAAGAGAAAAGGTTCTGGCATTAGGATGTTTGGTGACCTCTGGAAGAAGAAGGGCCACAAATAA